In Shewanella sp. GD04112, the sequence CAAAGCCACGCAAAAACCGGGGCAAACGAAGGAACAGACCAAGCTTATCGCGCAGGGGATTGAAAAGGGCATTGCCGAATACAAAAAACGCCAAAAAGCCAAGGCCCGTGAGCGCGATAAATTGAGAAAACAACAACTAAGAGCAAGAAACCAACAAGCGAGCGCGGCCGACGAGATGGATGACGGCGAAGATTTTTCGCTACCGCAGACTCAATTTACTGCTGTTGCTTGGGCAGCCATCGCCCTATTACTCCTTAGCTGGCTGGGCTTTGGGGCTTATATATTCCTTTAACTGAGGAGATTAACGCGTAACCTATCAAGGTAACCAGTTAGCTCATGCGGATGAAACGCTTGTGCAGTTAGCGCCTTAGCATTGATATTGCCAACCTTTAGCTGGACCCGCCCCGTCTCGGGCAAAAAGGCCAACTCAAGCCAGTTGGCTCTGTCGGGG encodes:
- a CDS encoding DUF2956 domain-containing protein, which codes for MKNTISTETQQDALSIAKATQKPGQTKEQTKLIAQGIEKGIAEYKKRQKAKARERDKLRKQQLRARNQQASAADEMDDGEDFSLPQTQFTAVAWAAIALLLLSWLGFGAYIFL